In one Sphingomonas hankookensis genomic region, the following are encoded:
- a CDS encoding cysteine synthase A, producing MHTATDTLALIGHTPLVRLKGPSEAAGAEIFAKCEFANPGASVKDRAALSIVEDAEARGLIQPGGTIVEGTAGNTGIGLALVANAKGYRSIIVMPETQSREKMDTLRALGAELVLVPAAPYSNPGHFVHTSRRIAEETPNAIWANQFDNIANRRAHITGTAAEIWEQMGGRIDGFTCAAGTGGTLAGVGLGLKEKDESVTIALTDPHGAALYDYYAHGELRSEGTSVAEGIGQGRITANLDGAPIDTQFRVSDEEGMVWVRRLLAEEGLCLGLSSGINVAGAVLLARQLGPGSRVATILCDTGFRYLSTLYNPEWLAAKGLAVDSGATSA from the coding sequence ATGCACACCGCCACTGATACGCTCGCCCTGATCGGCCATACCCCGCTCGTCCGGTTGAAGGGGCCGAGCGAGGCGGCGGGGGCGGAGATTTTCGCCAAATGCGAATTCGCCAATCCCGGCGCCAGCGTGAAGGACCGTGCCGCGCTGTCGATCGTCGAGGATGCGGAGGCGCGCGGCCTGATCCAGCCCGGCGGCACCATCGTCGAAGGGACGGCGGGCAATACCGGTATCGGGCTGGCGCTGGTCGCCAATGCCAAGGGCTATCGCTCGATCATCGTCATGCCCGAGACGCAGAGCCGCGAGAAGATGGACACGCTCCGCGCGCTGGGCGCCGAGCTGGTGCTGGTGCCCGCCGCACCCTATTCCAACCCCGGCCATTTCGTGCACACCAGCCGCCGGATCGCCGAGGAGACGCCGAACGCGATCTGGGCGAACCAGTTCGACAACATCGCCAACCGCCGCGCGCACATCACCGGCACGGCGGCCGAAATCTGGGAGCAGATGGGCGGGCGGATCGACGGCTTTACCTGTGCGGCGGGAACCGGCGGCACGCTGGCCGGCGTCGGGCTGGGGCTGAAGGAGAAGGACGAATCGGTCACCATCGCGCTGACCGATCCGCATGGCGCGGCGCTGTACGACTATTATGCCCATGGCGAGTTGCGGTCCGAAGGAACGTCGGTCGCCGAAGGGATCGGCCAGGGGCGGATCACCGCCAACCTCGACGGCGCGCCGATCGATACCCAGTTTCGCGTGTCGGACGAGGAGGGCATGGTCTGGGTTCGCCGGCTGCTGGCGGAGGAGGGGCTGTGCCTTGGCCTGTCGTCGGGCATCAACGTCGCGGGCGCGGTGCTGCTGGCGCGGCAACTGGGGCCGGGCAGCCGGGTGGCGACGATCCTGTGCGACACCGGGTTCCGCTATCTCTCCACGCTGTACAATCCCGAATGGCTGGCGGCGAAGGGGTTGGCGGTCGACAGCGGGGCGACTTCGGCGTAA
- a CDS encoding division/cell wall cluster transcriptional repressor MraZ encodes MPGATHVLRDRNGAVLERELYLSYGLQAVDAKGRVAVPAKLRSVLEKNADARELLLKRHGKHVCLSAFDAAWPKILYSRKPQGSDEDVDTDYNVAGKAFGNLETAPFDSAGRFVLPTFYRRRAKIDKWAFFHGRGDTFNIWDPHTLIADTEIDADTRELCEFLMEEKGLV; translated from the coding sequence TTGCCGGGCGCGACGCACGTCCTGCGTGACCGAAATGGGGCTGTGTTGGAGAGGGAACTCTACCTGAGCTACGGGCTACAGGCGGTCGACGCGAAGGGTCGCGTCGCAGTGCCTGCCAAGCTGCGCTCGGTGCTGGAGAAGAACGCCGACGCCCGCGAACTCCTGCTCAAGCGGCACGGCAAGCATGTCTGCCTCAGCGCGTTCGATGCCGCCTGGCCGAAGATCCTCTACTCCCGCAAACCCCAGGGCAGCGACGAGGATGTCGACACCGATTACAACGTCGCGGGCAAGGCGTTCGGCAATCTTGAGACCGCGCCGTTCGACAGCGCCGGGCGCTTCGTCCTGCCGACCTTTTACCGCCGCCGCGCGAAGATCGACAAATGGGCGTTCTTCCACGGGCGCGGCGACACGTTCAACATCTGGGACCCGCACACGTTGATCGCCGACACGGAAATCGACGCCGACACGCGCGAGCTGTGCGAGTTCCTGATGGAAGAAAAGGGGCTGGTGTGA
- the rsmH gene encoding 16S rRNA (cytosine(1402)-N(4))-methyltransferase RsmH — MTEAVAALAIQPGETHVDATFGAGGYTRAMLAAGARVIAFDRDPTAHDAAAPLLAEAGDRLTLIRAPFSAMASELAARGIDAVDGVVMDIGVSSMQLDQADRGFSFQQDGPLDMRMSREGITAAEWLNTAAEAEISDVLDRYGEEPRHRRVANFIVGARPLARTGELAAVVRRALGHRPHEKKDPATRAFQAIRIHLNDELGELTAGLDAAERVLRPGGRLSVVSFHSLEDRIVKRFLRERGGAMPAGSRHRPVVAQGPAPSFTDIAKAVRPSDEEVSVNPRARSATLRVGVRTASAPWSSNGSAMG, encoded by the coding sequence ATGACCGAAGCGGTCGCGGCGCTCGCGATCCAGCCGGGCGAGACGCATGTCGACGCGACCTTCGGTGCGGGCGGCTATACCCGCGCGATGCTGGCCGCCGGTGCGCGGGTCATCGCGTTCGACCGCGATCCGACCGCGCATGACGCCGCCGCGCCGCTGCTCGCCGAAGCAGGCGACCGGCTGACGCTGATCCGTGCGCCGTTTTCGGCGATGGCCAGCGAACTGGCGGCGCGCGGCATTGACGCGGTCGACGGCGTCGTCATGGATATCGGCGTGTCGTCGATGCAGCTCGACCAGGCCGATCGCGGCTTCTCGTTTCAACAGGACGGTCCGCTCGACATGCGGATGAGCCGGGAAGGCATCACTGCGGCCGAATGGCTGAACACCGCCGCCGAGGCAGAGATTTCGGACGTGCTCGACCGCTATGGCGAGGAACCGCGCCATCGCCGCGTCGCGAACTTCATCGTCGGGGCGCGGCCGCTGGCGCGGACCGGTGAGCTCGCCGCGGTCGTCCGCCGGGCGCTGGGCCATCGTCCGCATGAGAAGAAGGACCCGGCGACCCGCGCGTTCCAGGCGATCCGCATCCACCTGAACGACGAACTGGGCGAGCTGACCGCCGGGCTCGACGCGGCGGAGCGGGTGTTGCGGCCGGGCGGGCGGCTGTCGGTGGTCAGCTTCCACAGCCTCGAGGATCGCATCGTAAAGCGGTTCCTGCGGGAGCGCGGCGGCGCGATGCCGGCCGGGTCGCGCCACCGTCCGGTGGTGGCGCAGGGTCCGGCTCCGAGTTTCACCGACATCGCGAAGGCGGTGCGGCCGAGTGACGAAGAAGTATCGGTCAACCCCCGCGCGCGGTCGGCGACTCTGCGGGTCGGGGTTCGCACGGCGTCCGCGCCGTGGAGTTCGAACGGGAGTGCGATGGGATGA